The genome window AAGCTTTTAAAGTTGTCGCTGGATCCCAATGCATTGCgatgtttatattttcttttttctgtttgtgcGAAGCTGTTCTATTAAATTTCTATTATGTCtgttctattattattatgtctATCTATTCTATATATTATTTCTATCTATTATGTCTGTTATAGTGTTCTATTATGTATTAATCGTTCTATTGTGTCCATTTTATagtaaaatgttgaaaaaatagagGTTCATTTACGTCCTCAATGGGGCATTTGTCCCTTGTCCCCCATCAAAGTAGCaagatttttcaatattttagaattttcctcattttttcgcttttttcccttttttcaatattGCCTCTCccattaataaaattttaggtttAATTTCTTTGTAAACCTCTGCCTTGGCTAAATGTTTAAGTCCAGTAATATAATTTACTTGATGGATAATGACAAAGTGCACtgaataaaacttatatatgaaaaaacaataatgttGATATGTTGAAGGGTGCCAGCAGTGAGCATCCAATTCAAAAGAACTAATAGGTGAAACCAGAATATATTCtagaaagtaaaagaaaagacgAAGCCCTGGTTTTTGTGGCAACCAAATCAGAAATATCGTACTATTTTTGGCACACATACTTAAtagtattttcatgtttttgattGTTGCATGTCaccttttaaaaagttaaactagaaagtataaaaaagaTGCTGGAAATTCGTGTTAGAGAAACTAAGCTTTAGTTTTAATAGAGCTTATCTAAACAAGAAAAGGCAGTTTATCACGTGATTTAGTTGGCGTAGTCTTCTGCTATGGGGAAGAATAACCGGATATACCAGAAAGAAGGCGTTGTCCATGCCTGTCCTCTAATTGGAGTGTTAAATTCTAGTCAATGCTTATTCTTGAAACTGTAATTAAGGGTCAGATTATTGGCCTTTGAAAATTTTCGCTTTTTTAAGGGGTTCATCAATGGGATTGACGTCAACTATCACTTGCGATGTGATAAATTTCATGTCATTACATAACGTTGGCTGATTAATGACCagaaataacattttatttagtgaaaaaatttaaaaatttttgttaaattttaacgaaaattttaatttaaattttagttaagACTTTAGGTAaaattttggttaaaatttCTCCAAATGCTTCGACTCCATCGGCTAATATTTGTTCCAAAATCATCTGATTCGTAGTGTAAAGAATATGATATGAAATTACTgggctaataaataaaaacaataaattaggAAAAACAGAGAAAGAAATCGGTTGTTCAGTTTTACCTGCTCTCGTTGTGAAAAAGATACTCTTGATACAAAGAATATAGAGGTAAAAATAAGGATTTAAGCAAAGGGGATTATAGAGAGTCcctaacttttaaaaaattagaagaatgatttaaaaagaattcctACCAAAATAAATGGAAGGATTCCTGGCCGTAAGATGAGGATGCTCACATTTTCTTCCAAGGCTctctaaattcttttttttttcttttactttgtgAAATTCTAAGTTTGTAAAATTCGATTAATCTTTATCTTGAaaattgttctattttgaaagtCAAtctaaaatgattttaaagatGACAAAGCATAGATGCCTTGTATGGAAAATGTAATTATCTAGAGCCAATTTATTTGAgaataaaacagataaaaggtagcGGCTGGCGCCCACCATGGAGCGCCACTTATAGAATACTCCTTGCCAAGCATAAgtatttttttccacttttctcTAGAATGGTATATATATGTTATAGCACCTATGTTAAGTTCTTCATCCATTGATGCATAGTAGGATGGGTTTGTtcactaacaaagaaatacattttcaaatgggaataaatccttttatttagacagtgaaaaaaacaggtacaaaagcccagatatttcgatcacatatgcagcaatcgtcatcagtagaattacTGAAATAATGTAACTGAAACAAGcctatttatacaaaaaaaataacttttcgggtcattcaaaaaataatgaGCTTCCAGATGGTTCACTAGATTATTTTAAGAGAGAGTTCattgaaaaagtttattcaaaGTCTTAATGTAAATTTCCTCCTTTAATCTTGCccaaagtaaaacaaatatccAATGAAGGCGGCAGACCCTTCTgtgtcttctaattgcaaaCAAAATGTTGAGTTTATAGTTGTTCACCTGGTTGTTCTCATTTCCCCATATATACGGCGAATGTTTGACGTAAGACTTAGAAAATATctaatttaggttttttttcgttagtaTCTTTCAGTTTAGCGTGGGACAAACAAAAAAGTGACAGAATGTAtgggaaatacataatttggactatatactTGCAAATTAGGGAAATTGGATAAAGTAATTGGAGACCGCGAAGTTAGAAAAAaactcttacttcataatatacagaatgaTTGTACCTAACAttttttgcatgcagacccgctataatTTAACCCCACCctctaatgtgtaaatatatggcctaactttttttctaacgtattatattttcattatattttgttacATTTCATTAGGATCAGTCAGAGAAACATGTTTTACTTAGATGAAGAACTTAACATATACGCTTTAACATATAAGTACCCATGCCACGGCACACTTCTATCATGTGCTGCATATGCAACGTGATTTTCGCGATTTTTGAAGGCAACCAACTCCTCAGATCGACTTACATGCTCTTGAATCACTCTGAGTAGCTCTTTGGCGTCATGATTGAATTCCATTTCATAAATCAGCTCATAAAATCTATCTTTCAGCCAGTATGTTCCACTTGACCACAGAGTAGTTTGGTCAAGCAAGTAAGCCGTACCACCAAGTTCTATTGCTGCTGCACAAAGCATTAGGATGCCGTACTGAAAAGAAGACAATTTTGGTAGAATTTTGTTGCATAAGCTTTTAGTTATGTCGGATAGTTATTGAGTTattggaatgaaactttcaCGTATAGACATAGAGCCTATATTTTACTCTGGGTAACTGTTTTGAATTATGTATGTTAACACCCTTAACCAACGCTAGCGCAATATTCTTCgttgaacttaaaaaaagctgtattttaaAAGTGAAACATTCCAAGTAATATATCTAGAGGGATTCCCAAGGAATCTGCCTTAGATTGGCAATTACCTTAAAATCTAAacaaatcattagaaaaattttggaaaagtaCTTTTAGTAGAATTCTACTGAATGCATTTTTGCTATATTGGAAAGTTGTTGGATTGGAAGTATGACAACACCAAGAATAGATCATGAGCCTAAATTGTGCCACGGGTAGATATGAAACATTTATACCCAACCTTTCCCTTTCTAAAGATTACTGACATTTAATGAACTGAAAAAACTTAGTTATGGTGGTGAAACTTCGAAAGAAATATGTCTACCATACAAATAAAGCTCAAAGAAAGTAATCGGAGCCTCATGCATTTGCTAAATCATCATGTAGAagatttattgaatttttaaaatgtgttttagaTTCGAATTACAAATCCTAATTTGGCTTAAAATCTGAATCCAATACAAATCAgtagaattgtatttttaaaatgtaaaaccaaagaaaagtaaattcaAATCGAAAAATTTCTTTGGTTTATATGCTTCTTGTGCTAGAATATCGGTTACTCTTTGcaatcaaagagttcgtggtcacaaactgtaagcaaggagctacccagctcaatagtaaccaaaactccaaaaaacggaattttgataccaataggcaTATCAAAGGAATCAACTTTtaatactgatttcaaatatacaagtttcattaagtttattcaTACTCATAAAATATTACGAGCCTAGGAAAAcgtgcctgattttcaaaaaaagggggatacacaccctaaaagtcctagaattttaatgaaaatcaaactatCATATTCAAGGTATTAGAAAACcttactatagaggtttcaagctcctctccCCAAAAATGGGGAATCCTTGGGGAATGGGGAATCACgggttcatatttatttatttgcttttttccaGGGCTGATCTTATCAACCCATTGGGTCTAAAGCATTGCtagagggctcatcctaacagaagatttttagatagctattttttcagcatagttgaaaggcccaataaatatgtctttggataTAACAAGAACACCCTTCCAACAGCTCCCGaagaaaggtctttaagttataaagtttgcccactgtttacgtatagcatttgttattggtaagtatgcACACAGTTTTGGGTTCAGGAGGaaaggacgaattttctgctggggggggggcgggtaATTTTGTATTGGAAGAATTTTGTATGAGGAAAATTTCCCTGGAGGGCAAAGTTTCCAGGGGAAATCTTATGCTgtgggaatttgccagaatttctatACGAAATTATATGTCTTAATTTCTCTTTACCGACACAGTTTTACGTATGGAGATATTAATAGCAATTTTCCAGGGTAAactttcaccaggattgaattgtccaaGGGATATTTCCGTGAGGAGGGgcatttttccatggaggtggagccagatttcctgactttattttaacaaaaatcagaaattaaattttaaaataagctttattttcaactgaaagcaagggggtgagattaaaacaaaaaacaaatggaaattattacgtttttgAGCGGTTCGCCCCTTCTAAACACCCtgatctttatgctaaggtttaAATTGAgtcccaattctttgaaaacGAATCCTGAAGCACAAGAGTCGGTAAATGAGAGCAATAAGCAACATTTTTAAAAGCAATGAAAAACTTCTGTGTGAatagtgaggtgttgaggagggggcaaccctccttatatacgtaataatttctattcgtttaagttttaatgttgctccttactctcagttgaaaaaaaaacttgcttgttTTATCTAATGTATTTTAGTAACGATCTTATAAAGCAAACTTACGTTACAAAAGACATAgcttatataatttttggagCCTCTGTGATCTAATGAGCTAACAACAAGCAAAAGTTGGGCTTTCCTAGGTTTAAGGAAAAGTATATCAgcaaaattttaccttttacCCTAGTATCTAGCTTATGAAATATCTCTAACCAGTAAAAATTCCTCTAGTAAACGCCATCTTCTTTCTTTGGCCATTTCAAATTTCTTGGAAAATTCCCCAACTAAAAATCAGCTCTTCTGTTCAGATTAGGTTGATCCTGAAAATTTCCAAAGCTTCTTATGGCTTTAGGGACCTTTCGTATGTCAAACCTAGATTAAGCCCTATAGTCAGCGTAGTGTTAGACTCAGGAGCCTCTTGTTCtgtttctttgaaaatcaaCTTCCAATGTATGTTATTCTGTTGAGTACTTTTTAGCATTTCAACtaacttttttatatgatttttgttttactttcaatTCTAGCGTatcactattttattatttgacttCCCATTGGTTTTCGAACTATCTGTATAACAGATCATTCGTTATTGAAGCAGCAATATCTCATAAATATGGTAGCGTAACAAACAATAACGAGGattcatacaaaaaataaataggaaaatctTGTGAAGCGCCAGAACTAGGCGTTGCTATTATCATATACATGTTTCTTTCTGGATTTTCTCTTCTCAACATGGATTTTTACCCGTTATTATGtttcaatttcatttgaatCAAGAATTAGGCtagacagaaaaaaaggaaaaaatccgatgaaactgaaaaagaaaaaatgaatttgatatgTAACTAATTGTGGCAATTTGTATCAGAACATTTTTTCTGCAAGGGGAGGCAAAATCAGAAATAGGTGCACTTTTCTGTGAggagtaaaaattagaaagcagatttaaaataagctttATTAACACCTTTCGTTTTGAAATTCGAGAAATAATCGTAattaaactaagaaaaaactcaCCAATAAAAGCGATGTTCTATGCTCTGTAACAGCAGCAAGGCATCCCAGGAATACAGTCAAAATTGTGATAACTGCTCCACTTAAGACAACGGCAACCCCCTGACGGATCTGTTCATTTCTCAAAGTATTTAGAAAGTACTTCATGTCCCAGTCGACATATATCCACATTGAAAGACCAAAGATGACAATGCCACAAAGCTAATCATCAGAGAAATGGAATATTAGAAAAGCATTTGCAAAGGGTATGCTGTCGGATTCTAGCAAAAAGTATTGTAATGTAATGCCAAAATGATTTAAACGGACGAAAATGTAAAACGAAGaggtcaaatattttaaaaaattgagtcctcaatttcttttgaattttcctcaagtcaattttttggctaaaacacCGCTCCCTTCCTCCTCTGAATTTTCAAGATTTACCCTGTCATTCCGTATGCTTTTCATGTAGTTAACAATCTATAAGAGAAAGAGTGTGTAGCTTTAATAGTTACTATCCAACAATTAAAAAGGGGCATTTGTGGTtatcaaagaaaataagaataagaaaaataagaaaaagaaaataaggtgTGCAAAAAATTTTTTGTACACCGACCACAATATTCCTTAGACGTTTGGCAGAGAAGGTAGCCAAATTACCACatctttttaaaatctaattcgTTCTTTGGTGttcttgggtaaaattctaaatCAGTAGAAAGAGTCAGAAAATATAGCCCATCAACTTGGGTCTCTGGAGTTAAATCAGAAGCAAGTAAAATGAGCGAAAATTTTTGAGTCACAAATTCCAATTAAAACAGGGACAATAATCCCTCTGTTTCACTCTAGTTCTGTTACTATCATTCTGTTTGAAGCCAAAGAATCTGCCTTACACTTTTAGAAAATAAACCGTTTTCAGTTTTGGCTGTGAGGACGTATCCTGGTTCagaataaacacaaaatattttaaaaaaaactactatgTATAGCTGAAGAATTTGGCTTCATTTTGATATATAGGTAAATTCTGTCTGATAGTCTTTGGGCATGAGCCACCAGACTATATTCTGTCCCAATTATGGATGGTCTCTTCTACCActacaagttaaaaacacatCTAAAGAGACATTTATGAGGTGAGTATAAAGTAGGACACATCAAGTACATCCAAGATAGGTAATGGTATACTTTTATATACCTCTCCCAATCTAACCTATGGACAAAAACGAAACGGATGGATATGCAAGTGCACATTGTTTAACCTAAAATGAGGCATTAAACTGAGGCATGGTTCTACCTATCTCAACCTACAAAATTCAGCACTAAAGTTGATCTTTGGTTTTCGCGGAAACAGAGTCTTCCAGTATACGGCTGCCACTGCAGCTGGACCAGCTGCAAAAGGAATGCTCCTTTTTTCTagcttatttttacaaattctttGAGAAACTTTTTTGGAATCAAGCGTGGCAataaaaatcgaattttaattTAGAAGGAAATACACTTCTTTAGTTGCTGTTTGGCAGTCGAGCTAGTGATCACTTCATTAGACCTGCTTTAGTCCAAAGATAAACTTAAGATGCTTGACATACTATCGTGATAGTGCTAGCTTCCTGTCTTGAACTAGGTAAAGCTGCATTAAAAAGGGATTAAAGGATggagtttattttgaaaattaaaaaaaattaataagaattagaaaaatcCCAGGATTCGAGGGTACTATTTCCACTGACCCCATTGGGGTACTTTCTTGTTACTTTTATACCCAAAAATATGAATGACATTTTTCAGAGTTGAGAATATGACAAGTAGTGTACAAAAATACTAACCAGCTTGTGCATATTCAATGTGAATGTATTATCCAACAGACAAActcaaactaataaaaattttaataaaaattaattaattatgtgTCGTGTGTAACACGTCAGTGAACCAATTTAACCACGGTTGCATTTGCCTAGCATACATCCATGTTCAAAGATTAGACTAGTCTAGAGTTTTGTTCACTTTCATGCGGAATGGGTTGGCAAAATCAATTTTCAGTATCGAAGTATATAGGGCATATAGGTCACCAATGATCCCTTTGGTTTCCCTTAGAAGACACGTTAACCGAAAAAATTACGGTAGTaccaaacactaaaaaaaaaaacaaaaaacaaggggtcaatataaaaaaaagttagttttacctttttatagCTGTTTTTGTCTTATAGCCAGCAAACTCAAGATCTTGTATCGCAAACATGAGACAATAACTgtttttcatggtctttataccagacaatattagctTCGACTTGGCGGTAAATTACatagtagctatattttaattaaaattttagttggtattttggttagattagtttaggttacgtatttaacaTAATGCGGTCTGGGCagccccccttccataattctttgctgtagttctcataattttgttgataaagtattttatcatgttttgttctatttcattagcattaatcaaacttcacttctcgacagaATTTGAGTGCGGTGGcaataagacacaagtaccttCTGATGCATATATTGTATTTATGCTATtagacaaacagaccaaacaCGTTTTTACGAGAAAACATAGTTTTAGCCAATTAGAGCAAAACATTTGCGACTAACGACACGTTTACCAGCATCAATGGCACAGGTCAGGCACCATAGAAAGATTGATATGAACGCAAAATAAAATGGCACAgactaagaaaaaaatcaccccgaaaacaaaattaattagtatttgaaaacaatttgaaaacaattaacTTCCGCTTATCAAAACAATTCTAGTCTTTTCTGTAGAGTGGTCAATCTGGTATCCCATTTTTAATACtgtctttcgttttttttttttttttgtctggtgTTTTCCAGTTAATGTACGTTTTTCGCTGCGTATTTTTCAGTCCAGTTGATATGCACCATCGACATACATTTCAAAATATTCGACGCGACAATATAGCTCTAGGGTTGAGTAATTTTCAGGTCATGAAAAACTTTGTAAATACATGCATATCTgtgaattataaaattttattagtatgaAGTAAAGCGAAACATACCAGTCCAACAAAGTTGTATGCAAAAAGGCAGTATTTTAAACAAGTTATCCTTCTTTCTGGGTCTCGCGCCATTTCGTTGTTCAAAATTATCCTATATCGATACGACTGTTCACTAACCGTCAGCTACGCAAATATTGATTATCAAAAGTAAATTAAAGATAGCCTGTGTAAAAGATAAGCCATTAGTTTATCACCGCGTCACACTTTCCAAACTCCAATACAGATAAATGAAACCTAGTTTAGAGCTGTAGCTTTGTAACTTCCAAGGCATGTAGAGCGAGGGCATTAATCTAAATTGTAAGACACTCTGTGCATCTAGGATGACAAAAGGATGTTTCTGCATATGCATGGGGTAGTCAAAGAAGTGGAGTGCAGGTCACAATACCAGAAAGTCGAGACAAGGAATAACATACAGTCATCGAATTAAATAGGTGGTCTTGGAAGTTTTGTTGAAggaacttcattttaatttgctATTTTGTCAGATCTCTGTCAGACTACTCTGGGAGTAGTTGAGCTGGATGTCTCGTCCTTACTTTGTCCGAGGGTTGATCATGCTAATGAAGTGGAAAAGTAATTGTAGATCTTAAGAACTCTAACTCTTAGgaagaagaaattttgataagaacCAATACAgatttagttttcagaattgtgaaaagaataaaaaaaaaaaaaacaatatccaaCCGATTGGCAGCGTGTCGTCCATCAGTTTTTGATGGAGCACCACCAGCAATTTTTGAGCATGCTTGGCGAATTGTCACTACTGAATATATTTTCGTCCACTGCCACCGAATTACAATTCGGTGCGGTTTTGAGAACTAGCCTAGAGATAAATTTAGAGCATATACTATTTGAATGCTTTTGCAAGTCCTAGATTTACAGGAAGTTTAcatttattctttgattatGATTCTCATTTTAATTTGACGTGGTAGAGCAAAGGAAAATATGGCTAATAGCTCCTGGATTCTGATCGTGACAAATACATTAGTAAGGGTTGATTATTATTCAGAGATACCTCACCTGATATGGCACTTTAAGTTATGAACATCATCTAACTTGTAAACATGCTTATCTCGGTCAATCTGATGGCAAATACTTGCTAATTTTTTCAACCCATCATTAGTTTAAAAGCGATTCGCATACCTTTATGATATCATTGAGATTGATCTTAATTCATTATTGCAAAATCATAACTAGAAATTCAATTTgggaaatttgtttatatagtCAAGTTCCTAGCAATGACTTAGGAACAAGGTCACCTATAATCCGTGTAAACACTTTTCTTTGATTAACGGTCTTTGTACAATTTGGAACTTATTCTTTTGTTTCGGAGTCTATTCGTGTGTTTAAGTTTTATCTTTGACACTAAggtcttttgaatttttaggaGGAGCGGGAATGGCACAGATCAAATTACTCCCCCCTGGAAACAGAATCAGTAAGTTACTACCTGCAAATAGAAAATTCCTtttataatttgcattttattcgTGAGTTTTTCAAACTTTAATAGTAACAACAAATAAACCTGATAATTTTAATACTAAGCCCTCTAGATTTTATTTGATACGTAGAAACAGCTTTAAAATTGAAGGCTATAAGCGATAATTGTttgttgttttcagtaaaactacCTCGTACACTAGCAGTTTTAAATAAACTATCCAAtcagttttatatgattaaacTGCTCAATAATATGATCAAGCTAATCAAGTATGCCTTCtgattcaaaaaatttcaatcaaGTCTTACTTGTGTGCCCGATTGACTGGTTCTTTGATAGTCGAATGGAAACCTGTCACACAAGAATTAATATAAcattgaattattttaaaatatctagGCCagtccaaactttttttttccgtttctgtcAGTGAATGTCAAGATAAGAAATTTCGTTTTACCATCCAACTAAGATACGCCGATAACATCTAAAAGAAATGAAAGCCCAAGAATCCTAgcacgaagtttttttttgcattttttgtagCTAGCCAGTAACAActagaaaaacaagaaataagctAGCTGTAGGCAGGTGAATCATTGACCAATATATTATTTGAGGTGGAGGCAAATcaaatttaccaaatattttgCCGTTTTTCCCAATACCGTCAGGATTcggcacaaaataaaaaaaaatgtagcaaATAAAACTGCAATGATACTGCACAAAATCAGTGAGACTGTAGTAAGATTTTCGCAATTAAATGGCCTAAGAATACACAATTTTACTGCCGATTATATTAAAAATGGGGAAAATCGTTAATAGGACAGAAAAACTAATTGAGTCTTATAACCCATTCTTATGGACCATTTTCATCCCATTTGGGGACATATTTCTTTTTGCTTCAACCTAGATAGACTGCTGTTTATCGCTAAAgcttttagaaattttaaaaaagcttattattccaATTAGACGACCCTTATGCtccaggagttgttcttaaagaattgagacaaagaagtcaaactttagcataggttgcgaggcattaacgagggagaaaccccctcatatacgtaatagtttcaactcgttgtaagttttgatgttgctcctaactttcagtataaaaaaacttgtttaatttctcattgttttctaAACACTGCCGGGATATCCGACTCCCCATCCATGGAAAGTCCCTTTCCCCGCTGAAAATTCCTCCATTTAAAGTCCCGTCCACGTAAAATGTCGCCCTGTTCCCGTTGGGAAAATTCCCCTAAACAATTCCACCCTGGCCGTAAGTTACTCCCGGAAAATCTCTTTTGGACGATTCCGGTTGGAGAATTTTTC of Artemia franciscana chromosome 3, ASM3288406v1, whole genome shotgun sequence contains these proteins:
- the LOC136025291 gene encoding tetraspanin-2A-like produces the protein MARDPERRITCLKYCLFAYNFVGLLCGIVIFGLSMWIYVDWDMKYFLNTLRNEQIRQGVAVVLSGAVITILTVFLGCLAAVTEHRTSLLLYGILMLCAAAIELGGTAYLLDQTTLWSSGTYWLKDRFYELIYEMEFNHDAKELLRVIQEHIGCCGSWNSGDYDAVHLPIPNECRSPVTGNEWEFGCYEVFPRYLEDRSGPMAGIAMLLIILQILAAISAFWMRSAVYKLNRDSKLYNRVPGSGM